The DNA sequence TTGTTAATCATCTGTGGTAATGTATGACTTCAACTATACTTTGCCAATCATCTTCTACAGTTGTGATGAACGCATTCAGAAGATTCAGACAATTAAAATGATGGAAGGAATCTTCATATGTGCAGCCCCTCATTGTCTGAAGTCCTTCTTAAAGAAGAGTGCCTTTGAGTTGCATATAAATGAGGCCCATTCTGATCTTATTCACCCCaataaggaaaaagaaggGAATGAATCGGAAGCAATGAGTGCTAGGAAACCTTCAGCCTCTGATTCCACAGTTCAAGCACCCCCAAGGCCAGTTTTTTCGCCCCATTCAAGCTCTCAACTTCATGATAGTGAAGACAAAGCCCAGCTGCCTCAATCCAGGGAACAACCACCTCCGAGACCTGCTGTACAGCAAAGGCCGGCGCCACCTTTTCCAAGACAAATTTCCGATCATCCATCAGAGCACCCTGATAGAGGTACTTCCCAGAACCACTTTCCTCATCATACTTTTGAAGCTCATGTGCAGGGTAGTGGTCGGCAAGATTCAGGTCAgttcctaaaaaatatatccgaATTTCATGTCTCCTTGTACCTGCAACTCACAACCTGCTAATTCTGCTACCAGTTAACCCGAATTCAGGTCCAGCTCCACCTCAACCTCAATATGATTATCCTCCTTATGCAGCTGATGGAACACAACAGTACTTTGGCGGACCATATGGAATGCCAAGACCAGGTTCTACACCAGAAGGTGGACCAGGACAGGGCTCGTTGCTAGGTTTCCCACCTGGTCCTGCCGGACCCATGAATTTTCCTCAAAATTATCCACAGTGGAATGCAGTGCCCGGGTCTGTGCCTCTGGAACCTCCTATGGTATCTCAGAGGTCTACGGATGGCTTTATGAATGTCGACCCTCAAGGAAGAGGATTCTTTCAGAATGCTGGGAATAAGAGTGTGGAACAACAGAGGCAGGGTGGGAACTTTGTGGACCCAAGAGACGGTAAAGGAATTTTGGCGCCCCAACCACTTCATCTTCCTCCACCACCTTCGGTGCCTCATCCCCACCTGCAACGAGGCAGATCATACTCTGGTGACGGGAATAATGATGGGCCTCCAGGCTTCAGCTGGCCAGCTGAGAGGCGAGATAGCTTCGGAAGTGGAGACTAGGCTTTATATTTTGCACCCTGCTGATATATCTTCATATTGGGTGTAGTAGTCAAGCTTTTGCCCATTTAGTTCATGTTTGGAAGCCTACTTAAACTGTAAATTTCTGTCTTCAGtgagttttgaaatgataGTTCAATATGTGaacattttgttatattttttaatttgggaCATCGTTCGAGGCTGTATCCAAGTATTTGGGGTTTTTTACACATCATAGTACATCACTAGTTAGATCATTAAACATCATATTGCagtatattgaaataatgtaaaatcAGTAATAACTTAAGGTTGCGTTCTTTATTGAGGAaagtgattaaaatattttcacccAATCCAAATTTTGACTTGAAAATTTTGGGCACCTATTGTGCACTCCAATTGATGATAATATTATGGTTATAATCCGCTAGGTGGAACCATAATCATGTAGCTTTATCAGTTTGGTCCAATTTTAAAACCTTGTGTCAAAGTCAAACACAAGCTTGTTTTTGTAGACTTACAGCCACAACTCCACTCACCTTGATTGGCAAAGCACcctgtaattatttttaaatatccaCGACTTCCTActcattttctaaattgtatcaatatcatcaaataaaattactagtataatgCACACCCCAAAAATTCCACGTTTTTTAAAGctcaacatatttttatagtaacGCACTTTCCATAtctccaacaaaaaaaaacattgcCTCTTTctcctctctatttatagatagTAATTTCCATTTGATGTCCGAAAACAAACATGAGcgatcatcatcatcatcatagCCGTACGGCTAACTACGACAGAATGACGAGCAAGAGATGGTGCGGAATAAAGGGGCTTCGCCTCAACTCAAGAAGATTCACGGTGCACCGCCTTCGCACCAATTTCCTTTCTATTTTGCGAGTTTTCAACAAGTGGAACAATTCTTACAGCAAGTGTCTCACACTTCTGCGCCGGATTCTGGCCCGAAAGGCCGGAAACGCTCCTCGGCCTCGGTGTTCGTATTATGCGGCCGTGAGAACGATAAACCACTCCAATTCATTTTGCTCTGAGGCGATTGCAGACTGTTTGGAATTCATCAAGAGGAATTCTGTCTCCAATGATGATGAGAAAGAGTGTATGCTTATGCAGGATTAATTAGGACTTGATTAATTAGAATTAGAGATATCATATgctctaattttttaaatttttacacACCGATGATTTCAGATTGTGATTGGtttggtatttttatattataaatcattaaatttgttgatataACTATGAggaaagtttatattttacatatatgtgcaatatttgaaattttctacTGTTGCAATGTAGGATTAAATGGTATGCGTGGCAATCTGATAGTGTAGAGCAATACTCCTTAGTCAAAGATTGACGCAATGAAATTTAGTTTATACTTATTTGTCAATAGTTAATGGACTTTATTACATTTGAATTTGAGGAGATTTGCAATCATGCACGGCaatttaaaatcaatcaaaaaatattgagaatctaattctaatttaataaaaatgaatgccAACTCTAGAATCTAGACCATGAAAAAACAAGTGTATCACGGAGTTgttaatttcttgaaaaatattcaaatgtgcaatttcaataatttttttagattttgtataCTGGGATGTGGGAGTGGCgctataaatttgtaatatcCCCGGAAATTCTGAGGTTGAATATAGGTGTGAACTGTAAAGGAACTTTTTTAGAtgttagaaataataaaaaatgaagaccGAAAATACAGTAAATTGTAATCTTCACTCACCTAACTTGACCCCATTATTTTGACTAACTAAACATAATTTCGAAAGTCATTAGCCAATTAATGGCAAAAATCAGTAACTAATGGCAATcgaaataaaacatttattagaTTATTTCAAAAGTAAAGGAAGCAGTTaacttgatttgatttgactATGCCATCTCCAATACTTTGGTGAAGACAATTTCTCCAACcatacattaaatttaaattatttttagattttttaatagaataacaccaaatatgCTGTTAGTGCAAAATTTATGTGAGACAAATACTTAAAATAGTGGGAATTTTAAATAGTATGGtttaaatggttggagtaaaactattttttggtgttacatatactcaaaaataGGTTTGAGTTTGACGTAAATAGTTGGAGATGGCCtaaatataattgattaatCATATATCTCTAGCTAATTTTCAATTCCTAAAAGTTATTTTCTGGTAGTAGTATATCATGGTAGTATTAATAAGTtgagttaataaaattattaatagatTAATAATGCTGACAAATAATTCGTTAAGGAAAATGATTTGGTCATCCATTTTTTTGAGCTAAGAAAGTCCTAAATTTCTACTTCTAAAATgaggacaaataaaaaaataagataggTAAATAGTAGTAGAAACATATGCAGCCGCAATCACAGGATTTTGCataggggtgagcaaaataaccgaaaaccgaatatccgaaccgaaccaaaccgaaattttgaaattcggttcggttttttcagtttttcggttcggttcggttcggttttaaaaatataaaaatttcggtttttcgattcggttcggtttgggcggaaaaaaaaatcgaaaaaccgaattatattttaaatatattattatatatatttatcctattaatttagtatattatatcatatatataatatatattcttctaatatatttttatataataaatattatatatattatattaattctatattatatatatttatattctattagtatacataaaataaaataaattagataaattaaaatatactatttttttttatttttcggttttgttttgaaatttcgattttttcggtttggttcggttttttaagtttggttttcggttttcggtttttggtttttcggttcaGTTCGGTTTCTATTTTAGCctaaattcgatttttcgggttcGATTCGGTTTGGgcaaaaaaccgaaccgaaacccgaatgcacaccCATAATTTTTGCATATGTAAGAACTCCttaaattatcaatatttgCGTCCCTATACAATCAAATTGAACTAAAATTAGTATTGCTGTTAATAATCAAAAtgtatcataaattttaagtaCCTTGCATCTTATGGGGCATATGATGCCACATCATTCgtttcttaaatttcaatgaTGAGACTTTCTCCAATTGCGAAATTTCATCAAgttgaaaataacaaagtcGATGACACCACgcagttttaaattaaataaatcaacttTAATGATTGTTGAAATAGTTGGCTGTCGCAACTATTATTGTAGTAGTGGAAATGCAGATATGTATTTTCCACAATTCTCTAATTCTCCACGTTTTTATCTTCTAAAACTAATTGGCTAGCAAATTATGacttactattttatttagtttcaaGATATAAACATCGATCCCTTTATAATGTGAAATCGTTTTATGCTCTATGTCGGTTAGAAATCAAGTCAAATCGCGTCTTAGCAcaacataattaattcaaaataaactccTTTAACATGTTTAAACTAAACTTTACGAGTAAAGTGTTAATCATTGAACATCTGTTTCCTATTTCCCAAAAAGAgaacattaaataaaatcatattaatCCTTTTTGACTCAGCCAGCAATGGTGCTGagtttaaaaatcataattagtGGATGTGGCatattaaattacaataaaaagtAGTGGAAATGCAGATGTATATATAAAGTTGTTTATTTCACACACGAAAATtgtccaataatttttttaggaaaCTTTTTAAAGCAGAAATATTTAAcgaataatttttcttttgctaGTCTTAAACGCATTCTCAATTTATTCTAatcaattttatgaattttagaaaaataaaagctaCAAACAGAATTTCTGAAAAAATTCACCACACTATTGGGCTTAGTTGTATTGGgcttttcaatattaaatggAACTTGTCTTGGACGCTGCTCACTTAACGGGCCTATTCGACTAAATTCGGCCTGTTGTCTAAAGTCTACTGTTTGGATTTATAGGCGGGAAGTACTAGTAAGTATTAACAGCATAATTGAGAggtaaatagaaataaagtataaggggagtgatcaaatggctaactaattagcaattttGAATTAAGATTAGATTTTAGCCATTATATTAAAAGATctggttgaaataatgccacatgtattatatttttaattaaaaaaattaataaataaaattacttgcaaacatcattaaaaatttaaatctttgtttatttgagtGTAGCATCATTACAACTTTATAGTAATATTCTCATCGAATTATCACACATGGGTCTctgtaataaaatttgtttctaTACTTCCCTTTCTTGATTGTTTCTAAATGTTTGAGAGAAAAATTAGATAGTAGTACAATTCTGGTGATCcagctattttttttataaaatacatacTATGAAACATTAcgcaaattttgtttttcgacttaaagaaatcatattttaGAATGGGCTTCAATTGAACTAAAATATGAcgaattcaatatttttaacgAGATTGGCCCAATGGACTAAAGTCTAGCAATATACAGTGTTAGGCCCATTTACTATTAAAATCCACACGTGTATAAACTCATACTTGTGGATTACAATATACTACCtcagttaaaaaaaaatagttatagtTATAGACTACACGAGTTgtaaaacaaaagtaataaaataaaagagatatatagaaaaaaaaaacgtagttcaaaataattattagtagaaaatgggattatttttggaaaaaatttatttcctttttccctACAAAgaatgcttttttttttttaatcgcTCATAGATATTTACACTTTGAATTCGAAAACTCTTCTATCTCTATTTAGGGGGGATGATAGAGATATATcatagaatatttttaatatcctattattatattatatatctttcatatcattattatcttttttcaccaagtTAGGTTATTCATAGCccataggagtattatatataggACCTATTGTTATTTCATTATTCAATCAATGAATtcataattattgttttttttcttttatttagttttccGTTTAAATTACGATTTCGACGGGGCAAAGGGTTTCTCTACcactttatttaactttttcacTTGATAAGGTTTTTTCCCTTATCAACTGGTGCTTTCATTCGATCTCACCCTCCATCCATGACTTTCAACGAAGAAATCTATCTATCCTACTTATGTGGCCAGATATTGGTTGCCTGCAACAGACTACACAAGAAGCTGGACAAGTATGACGAGTTTCTTGTCGTATACAGCTCTGGTGATTCCCTACCACTAACAATCTTCGTGGCATTTTGCAACTAATGTTGCAGCCGCAACCTCCACCAGACCCGCCTAATAGACAGTCGTGGGAAATACGTCCAACCCAGTCCGACCAGCAAGTCCGAACAATTCCATAGGCCATCAGCCCAACACTACGTTTGTTGCTGCCCACGCCCCAACCCTACTTCCATCATCCCTCCCCCCGCCTTGTAGTGGTCCGGATATTGGTTGCCTACAACAGAATACAAGAAGCTGGACAAGTATGACGAGTTTCTCTCGTTGTATACACCTCGGTGTTCCCTACCCGAACAATCTTCGTGGCATTTTGCAACTGGGTGTCGTGCACCCGCTACCACCACCAGACCTGCCTAATAGACAGTCGTGGAACTCGTCCAACCCAATCACGAACAGCAAGTCCCGAACAATTCCATAGGCCATCAGCGCTACACTAAGTTTGATGCTGCCGCACAGCCACAACCCTACCTCCATCATCCCTCACACCCGCCTTGTAGTGGCCCGGACCCTTATGTACAACAGTGTCTCCCCAATGCTGGTTACCCCTCCATGGCAACCGGAATATAAACCCCCCACGACCACTGCCGCTTCCTAACCGTTCGCCAACACCGACACACTCAACATCTTTCTGATCACCGCCGATCAGTAGCGCCGCTAACTGCTGTTGCTACTGCCCCGCCACCTCCACCACTGCGATCTGGCTCCACGCCCCCACCTCAACAGCCTAAAAGTTCATTGATTCAGGCCGGCAACATGGCCTCACCACTAATCCCAACCTCTTGGTTCGATCGCCTTCTCCTGCCCATCTAGTTGTTGTAAGTGATTACAACGAGAAATTACGTGTGTACAGATTAGACCAAGCCGCCCTGCATGCCCGTGTGACTACTTGGTTTGACAAGAACATTGATGATGAAAATATAGCTGAGGATAACTTTGAGGATGCTCCTGTTGTAGCTGATGAAGAAAAGATTGCTTCCCGAAACCAAGTTGAAGAGAAGGAATGTGAGCATAGAAGATTCTGGAGGAGAAATGAACGGCTCTACATCCTACGGCTGAATACCTTGGCGTTGCTCGTGATGTGCGAGGCAGCACTAATAATTATGATGGATCCACTTGGCGAGCCCTTCCGTGTGGACCGACAAGAATCTGATTTGTTTTCTGATCCTACTAGAGATGGAACGTGTCTTCCCAAAGTATGGGTATGAATGATTCAAATGGAGTACTTGGGGTTTCCAACGGTGCTGATTTGCTACAAATCAAAGatattttgcatttgatcCAGGGGATACCTTGCAAAGTTGTACGAAGGGAGGAATTCTCTAGTTCTGTGCCCATTTGTTCTCAGGGGGTATGCCTCgcaaagttttttttttttatcgtcgCTCGTCGTTGCTTTTTTGATTttcaccttgaggacaaggtgaTTTT is a window from the Salvia hispanica cultivar TCC Black 2014 chromosome 1, UniMelb_Shisp_WGS_1.0, whole genome shotgun sequence genome containing:
- the LOC125200682 gene encoding E3 ubiquitin-protein ligase HAKAI homolog isoform X3 → MLQIRLSKPASEASATANPAPVDTVTVACPDHLVLADLPVAKGMGAASATAVIKSVGRRSRRQLGERVHFCVRCDFPVAIYGRLSPCEHAFCLDCSRSHSFCYLCDERIQKIQTIKMMEGIFICAAPHCLKSFLKKSAFELHINEAHSDLIHPNKEKEGNESEAMSARKPSASDSTVQAPPRPVFSPHSSSQLHDSEDKAQLPQSREQPPPRPAVQQRPAPPFPRQISDHPSEHPDRADGTQQYFGGPYGMPRPGSTPEGGPGQGSLLGFPPGPAGPMNFPQNYPQWNAVPGSVPLEPPMVSQRSTDGFMNVDPQGRGFFQNAGNKSVEQQRQGGNFVDPRDGKGILAPQPLHLPPPPSVPHPHLQRGRSYSGDGNNDGPPGFSWPAERRDSFGSGD
- the LOC125200682 gene encoding E3 ubiquitin-protein ligase HAKAI homolog isoform X1, coding for MLQIRLSKPASEASATANPAPVDTVTVACPDHLVLADLPVAKGMGAASATAVIKSVGRRSRRQLGERVHFCVRCDFPVAIYGRLSPCEHAFCLDCSRSHSFCYLCDERIQKIQTIKMMEGIFICAAPHCLKSFLKKSAFELHINEAHSDLIHPNKEKEGNESEAMSARKPSASDSTVQAPPRPVFSPHSSSQLHDSEDKAQLPQSREQPPPRPAVQQRPAPPFPRQISDHPSEHPDRGTSQNHFPHHTFEAHVQGSGRQDSVNPNSGPAPPQPQYDYPPYAADGTQQYFGGPYGMPRPGSTPEGGPGQGSLLGFPPGPAGPMNFPQNYPQWNAVPGSVPLEPPMVSQRSTDGFMNVDPQGRGFFQNAGNKSVEQQRQGGNFVDPRDGKGILAPQPLHLPPPPSVPHPHLQRGRSYSGDGNNDGPPGFSWPAERRDSFGSGD
- the LOC125200682 gene encoding E3 ubiquitin-protein ligase HAKAI homolog isoform X2 — its product is MLQIRLSKPASEASATANPAPVDTVTVACPDHLVLADLPVAKGMGAASATAVIKSVGRRSRRQLGERVHFCVRCDFPVAIYGRLSPCEHAFCLDCSRSHSFCYLCDERIQKIQTIKMMEGIFICAAPHCLKSFLKKSAFELHINEAHSDLIHPNKEKEGNESEAMSARKPSASDSTVQAPPRPVFSPHSSSQLHDSEDKAQLPQSREQPPPRPAVQQRPAPPFPRQISDHPSEHPDRVNPNSGPAPPQPQYDYPPYAADGTQQYFGGPYGMPRPGSTPEGGPGQGSLLGFPPGPAGPMNFPQNYPQWNAVPGSVPLEPPMVSQRSTDGFMNVDPQGRGFFQNAGNKSVEQQRQGGNFVDPRDGKGILAPQPLHLPPPPSVPHPHLQRGRSYSGDGNNDGPPGFSWPAERRDSFGSGD